Below is a window of Oryza brachyantha chromosome 10, ObraRS2, whole genome shotgun sequence DNA.
gacagtccggtggcaggacggtccggaccttggtccAGCCCCTACTCGAAGTGAGTGTGTTAAGTGTCGGCCGAACAGTCCGGCCCCCTAGCCAgacagtccggttaggtttcttttccaacggctaaatgatgtctgccagcctataaaaggggctcttgagatctagccgttggtgaggctttctgttcgatttctctggttgctagggcaagtttagtacctctcaagcctccccactagcccaaaacacctcctagagagattaattgttggatcatgtcttagggTGAGTGtttaggttagtgagtgaAAGAGTGTTTGTTCTTGGGCGTtaatggatgcatgtggagtcaaggtggcctataaCTCTTGGAGATtcatctcctagacggataggtgTCGCCCCTgagcctccgattcgtgtggatcgcccaggagcaagttgtgaaggttgttgcCTAACCTTCGCAAGAAAATAGGTAAGATtaatagtggattcttgtgctttctcatagaaggttGCAAGGTAGAGCGGATTGCAacctagggctgggcaagccgctttgatcttgaccttggtggttgATCAAAGGGGTTGCCAGTCCTTAGggtgaattcggagacccgtgttggccttgtgggaggaagccaagagagggaaaggatcgagagagatcccgctcacAGGAGCGCCTCagcggagagtaggatcggaagatccgaacttcgggataaagcTCTCGTGTCTTCGTTCTTTTGATTTctgtgttctgtttgttcctgcgatctcTCTGCTTTATTTTTCTACACACGATCACATCATGTTCTCAGAAACATCACTGAAAAAGCTgactgtcaagtctgcatttttcactgaccggacggtccggtgttctaactAGGATGatccggccagagctctcggcccaacccgggagtgccgaccggacggtccggcccctactgaccgctgcgatttgaaagatttttcaggacacctattcaccccctctaggctgtctctctgGGACATCACGTGCTAGCCCCTCCCATCACCCTCCAGTGCCTAAGGCAACTCTCCGCGATGGCTGGCGATGTGGTTGATGCGCTCTCGGGGATGTGGTCCAGGAAATGAAGCAAGGGGCAGCGGGCTCGGTTTATATTGTTAATTAAATCGGCTAGGCCCAATTAAGTTTAGTTAAAATTCCACTAGCCCACAATAAAtggtagagacaataatacAACCTTGGAGAATTAAAGTGGAGAAtctcaacttaaatagagaggtAGAAGAGACTCTATGTTGAATGGTAGAAATGGTAGGAAGACCGCTATACGCGCGCGCGTCGGTCCGGTCCGGGACGTGGCGTGGCGTTGGCTCGGCCGACCGCTGCGCCTGCAACGTCCGCAATGATAATTGCACGATTTGATTGCGCGGTAATCACGTAACGGAATCGAGAGGCACAGATTCGGGTTTTCATattcctccttcttcttcccgagGCTAGCGCAGTTCCTCTCCTAGATGGGTGTtaaggtttttggggagtACATTCGCATGACTGCTCACTGAGTCATGTCTTCCGATGGCGGCGGCAATAGTGGTGGTGCGCACGGCGACGCCGATGGTGTGCGCAACAACGACGGAAACGACAATGTCAACGgggaacaacaacaccaacggaggcagtactgcctcaaACACCAGCGAAGGGCCATTTTCAGGGTATACCGCATTCTTCTCCATTCTGTTTAGTGTTTTAGAATGCCTGTTAGCATGGTTTCATTGCTATATCATGATCAAATGGATGCTTGtgcttatcatatattaagcatGCTATTAGATGTTCTGTTCCTAATTGTTAGATTATTCCCTATGATTGTTATGCCtattatcttattattttgaattaaaatatGCCGAAATATGACCATATTTCCAACATATATGACATCATGTCAAACACCCCGAAGAACGACGGGGTCACGGGTGGCTCCTATCGAACAGCGTCTAGTCGACAACATTGGTGGGGGGCCTTGTTGAACTTCCCCAGTTCGACGGGGTGCGGTGGTGCATGTTGGTGGACCCAGTCGCCTTTTCTCCATTTGATAGACCGTGCGGTGGTAGGTGGTGGGCCTAGTCGGTCTTCCTTGACAGGCCTAGCTGTCGAACAACCGTCGTCCGATAGGCATCTATCCAAGAACAGCCGGTCGATAGGACCTTGTTTTACGAATTTTTGTAGGTGACctctaattttatgatttttcataaaaagaataatatttttaaaaaaattcgctGCGCGACGTGTTCCAGACTTCAGTCGGTGTTGGTCTCTGCAGCTATTGATGccgccaccagcagcagcagcagagttGTTGgaattgaaaaagaaaaagaaaaaatacaaagaaaaacaatgtGGAGAAGTTGACCATGATGTAGTCAACGGCAAGCACAGTTAGATGCCGTAGAATATCCATGTGGTTTATGCCCTTGTTTCAATTCAATTTggattataattataatttaattaggaGTAATTAATAGTAATTCCTCCCAATCCCAATCCATCCGCAATTTCAATCCCTCCCACGCCAGCGTCGAGGCAGACAGAGATCGATGGAGATCCTtagcccttcgccgccgcccagccCCGGCCACGCCTCCAGCTCCGCCATGGACTCCTTTCTCCACAGCGGTTGGCATCTCCATCGCCGCGACAACGTCGACTCACGGGtccacgtcgccgtcgggaGGTCGCCGGAGAAGACGCTGGGCCTGCTGCGCTGGGCCTTCCGCCGCTTCGCCTGCGCCCACCTCGTCCTCGTGCACGTCCACCAACCGTCCCCACTCATCCCTACCCTCTGTACGTTCACGATTCATACTTCCTTTCTTGGAATCCCTATCCCTATTTCTTAATAGCAGTAAGTATTAATTCTCCCCCTTGGATTCTTCAGTAGGCAAGATTCCTGCCGCTCAGGCCACCGAAGAGCTCGTGCTCTCGCATCGCAAGTCCGACAAGGACGAAATGACCAAGATCCTCCACACCTACCTCACCTTCTGTCACAGGGCACAGGTTTCTGCTTCAgtcttcatttttcatttcagAGAGAGGTTCAATCTGTAATTAATCGTTTGCTTTTGTTGTGCGCAGGTGCAGGCAACTCTTCTTGTCACAGAGAATGAACAAATCCATGATGGTATTGTCACTTTGGTCAAACATCATGGGATTACAAGGCTTGTCATGGGTTCTACACCTGATTCGTATGTACTTCACTTATCATTATTTTCTCAGCAGGTCCTACCCTGATTCCATGTTGCATCTTTGCTTACTAGCTGTAGGCCTGTATCTGACATTCCATTTAGGTGGTCTAGTCCCCAAATATCTATTTCAAGCTAGAAAAGTTCGACCTAACAACACAAAGGGAATtgcaaataataataactcaCATTAAACTAATATTCTTCTTCTCGACTTGGGGGACTATGAAGGACTTGATCTATAAATTATCGGGTGTTGTAGAAACTTGATAATTTTCATGTATATTGTACATCATTCATTGCTTTTAGTCGTAACCATTTGAAATACTCAGGTtatgttttgctttgttttttgGTGAGGGCCcttgaaaattttaactccCTCCACCTGCAATGCAGTTGCTTCAAGTTGAAAGCGAGCTATGGAAAAACATCTTTTATGGCAAAGAATGCCCCATCATTTTGTGAAATCTGGTTCGTTTGGAGAGGAAGACACATCTGGACCAGAGAAGCAACTGCAGCCATTGGCAACAACAATGCAGTTTACAACGAAGATGATGTTATGATCAGAAAAAGAATCAGGTTCAGCTCTACTAGTAACAGTGCTGAACCCATACTCAACGAAGGATATATTGTGTGCGAGGCATCAATACCTGCTGATCGGTATGAAAGCAGTATTTCAGACAATGGTCAACCTAATGATTATGAACCTCTTGTTGGTGGCAACCATTTCTacaatacaagtgtaccaaatTTGCAACATGAACAATCTGCATTTAACTCAACGTTCCAGCCTGGTTCTTCTGTACATATGGAATCACTAGTGTTGTATCCTCAGGTGCTCTCCTGCTTCATTTACATGTACattgatattttgtaattaaaggCTGACCCTTTTGTTTTGAACTTAAATACTGATGGTATTATCTATCAGGAAATCTTGGATAAAAATTTCAAGCAAATCATTGTTGAAGCAGAGAGATCAAGGAAGGATGCTTTTGTTGAGCTTCTCAAGCGCAAAGATACAGAGTCAAGAGTGGCCAGTGTTATTGCCAGGGTATGCAAACTGTTTATTCTATAACATGATTGGGGAACCAAGCGAAAGCTAGATCCTTTAACATTGATCTTGAGAAAATTATACATGATTTGCTGAACTGGCTTGTGCTTCTTGAGCAGGCAAAAGATTCTGAGTTTGCTCAAAAACAAGAAATGAAAATGCGTGAGGAACTTGAAGCTTTGTTGACAGCCACAAGAAAGCAGCATGAAGATCTTGTAAAAGATAAAGAGAAGGCTACAGCTGGGTTGGACTCTTCGATGAGAAAACTAGCTATCCTAGACGCACGTGCTAAAAGCATAACTATTCAGATGAATGAAGCTGAGGCAGAGCTGGAATTGATTCAATCTTCCATAGAAACTCTCAATCAGGGAAatcccaaaacaaaaaaattagaacaTTTACTTGCTGAACGGGTTGAAGGGTGCACAAATTGCAGTTCAACTGTTTGTGCTGATGAGTTGTACAACTTTAGGGAGTTGACTTTGTCAAATATTCAAGCTGCAACATGCAAATTCTCAGAAAGCTTCAAAATACAGCCACGATGTCTTGGATGTGTTTACAAAGGAGAGATTTTGAACAGAAGTGTAATGATTTATAAGTTTCACTCGCGTATCATTCAGAGCTCCATGCAGTTTAAGCAAGAGGTACTCCCTGTTATCCTGTGTATTATTATGCTGGTTGATATATTAGCGATATGTAGCTCAATGAAACTGCCAAAAGTAATTTTGCAGCCCCACATCACTTGGAACTCTATGGCTTGTTGAATTATCTAGTATTATGTCATTTCTCTCATAGGAAAAACTCCAAAAAGAATTTTGGAATTTATCTATTTGTACCACAACCAATCAGGAAATGCTGTGAGCCCTAAGAAATAAGCCAATTATTAGGTGTACTCTCCTTGATCATCTGCTTCTTAGTATATGCTTGCTTGTCGTTGTTTGTCACATAACTTATTTTGCTACTTGTGATGGGAAAATGCTTAAAAAACCTATGAGAACTTAGCGATAACAGCTTTTTAGCAGAAGGTATTTATTTCAACTTCCTCGTTACAGGTCCACATCCTTAGCAAGGTGAGGCACCCTCACCTGATGACTTTGATTGGGGCGTGCCCAGAAGCATTGTGTCTTGTGTATGAAAATGTGCCAAATGGGAGCCTTCATGACCATCTTTTGAGCAAATGCGGCATTCCTCAGTTGCCATGGAAAATCCGTGCACGTATTGTCGCTGAGATCTCAAGTGCTCTACTGTTCTTGCATACCTGTAAACCTCAGATGATTGTCCATGGTGACTTGAAGCTCGAAAACATCCTTTTAGATGCCGACCTGCACTGCAAGATAGCTTACTCTGGTATTTCTCAATTATTCATGGAGGATGCCAAGGACTCAGATCCAGAATACCAACAGAGAAGCAAACTATTGACACCAAGATCTGACATATACTCATTTGGGATTGTGATACTCCAGTTACTAACTGGGCTGCAGGCTGCAGGCCTTCCCAGCCAAGTAAGACGTGCAATGTCCAGTGGAAAGCTATGgtcactgttagatccaacagcTGGAGAGTGGCCTCTGGAGGTGTCAGAAAGGCTAGCAGAGTTTGGCCTCAAGTGCAGTGAGGCAGGAGGTCCAGAGCTGCTGAGTCCAGAGGCTGTGCGAGATCTGGAACAGCTACACCTGATGAGGGATAATAGACAAGTGCCCTCCTTCTTTCTGTGCCCGATTCTGAAGGCAAGACTGAACTCAAAACATCAATAGGGCAATAGCCCGTAGTAGTAGTCATTGGTAAATCAAAATATGTAATATAGTGTTTTTGACTGTGATGTGTGCAGGAAGTGATGCATGATCCCCAGGTGGGTGCGGACGGATTGACTTACGAAGCGCGCGCTATTTCTAAGTTGTCGGAGATTGGTCCTCCAATCATCCCCAACCATGCCCTTCGTTTTGCCATCCATGACTGGCTCTCTCAGAGCTCAACTCCTTTCTAAATTTGCCCCGACCTAAggatttggattttgtatGTACTACCAGCtgcggacctcatggtcgatcTATCTGTTTATCAGTAGCACATGTATGATATCATGTAACggaataatagaaaaaaatatatatatttcaattttaatGTATTGCACAAAAGTCACTGTACATATACAGTTAGGTTCATGTTTAGGGGAACTCAGAGTAGTATGTTGCTAGCTGGTCTAAGATTTCAGTCGATATTTGGTGACCTAAATTGAAAATGCCTGAATTACCGGCCATTGGATGAAATGGATTGCTGTATGCTACTATGTAACGGTGTTCTTTTATCATATACTATTTATTTGAAGATTGAAATGTAAGaagatatacatgtatattgtGTATCATctgtaatgtttttttttggaagaaaatagAAGAGTGTTGTCATAAACTTGTGAATTGTAAATGGTTTCAATGGAATATCCATGCGAATATATAGGACTACGGCGTAGAGTAAGCCTGGGCTTGGTTTATACGGATCAGGGCAACACCAAAGGACAGGAGGATTTTATTTGGTTTGCTACTATGCTAAAATATAGGTAATACCAACTCATGAAGAAGTTCTTGTTAATTCCAATATTTTGATAACATGTATGAGTTATAGGCAAATGTTGATGACAAATTAAACAATGACCAAATTAACCATTTacaatgctaatattttgataCGAGAGTTTTAGCTGCAAACTAACGGGCCAGGAAGGACGGGAGCCAACAAGGTCCAAACTGTCCAACAAGGCGAAGGCGAGTGTGTGGTGTGGTGTTGGACTCGTGTCGTGTATGGCGGAGGTGGCGCAGGAGGAGACGAGAGGAACAACAAATATCCATtcccccttcttcttcttctagtTGCAGCCCTCGCGGAGCTTCACGCCTTCACACACCACTCCAATCTCCAAGTCCCACTTGCGATGATGTCGAtgagctccaccgccgccgctagcCCTTTTCTCA
It encodes the following:
- the LOC102704644 gene encoding U-box domain-containing protein 33-like; the protein is MEILSPSPPPSPGHASSSAMDSFLHSGWHLHRRDNVDSRVHVAVGRSPEKTLGLLRWAFRRFACAHLVLVHVHQPSPLIPTLLGKIPAAQATEELVLSHRKSDKDEMTKILHTYLTFCHRAQVQATLLVTENEQIHDGIVTLVKHHGITRLVMGSTPDSCFKLKASYGKTSFMAKNAPSFCEIWFVWRGRHIWTREATAAIGNNNAVYNEDDVMIRKRIRFSSTSNSAEPILNEGYIVCEASIPADRYESSISDNGQPNDYEPLVGGNHFYNTSVPNLQHEQSAFNSTFQPGSSVHMESLVLYPQEILDKNFKQIIVEAERSRKDAFVELLKRKDTESRVASVIARAKDSEFAQKQEMKMREELEALLTATRKQHEDLVKDKEKATAGLDSSMRKLAILDARAKSITIQMNEAEAELELIQSSIETLNQGNPKTKKLEHLLAERVEGCTNCSSTVCADELYNFRELTLSNIQAATCKFSESFKIQPRCLGCVYKGEILNRSVMIYKFHSRIIQSSMQFKQEVHILSKVRHPHLMTLIGACPEALCLVYENVPNGSLHDHLLSKCGIPQLPWKIRARIVAEISSALLFLHTCKPQMIVHGDLKLENILLDADLHCKIAYSGISQLFMEDAKDSDPEYQQRSKLLTPRSDIYSFGIVILQLLTGLQAAGLPSQVRRAMSSGKLWSLLDPTAGEWPLEVSERLAEFGLKCSEAGGPELLSPEAVRDLEQLHLMRDNRQVPSFFLCPILKEVMHDPQVGADGLTYEARAISKLSEIGPPIIPNHALRFAIHDWLSQSSTPF